In Oryzias latipes chromosome 23, ASM223467v1, the DNA window GCAGTTTTACTTTGACTTGACGGGCTTCTCGGTTTTCTTGGGCAACAGAACAGCCTGGATGTTGGGCAGGACGCCTCCCTGAGCGATGGTGACTCCTCCGAGGAGCTTGTTGAGCTCTTCGTCGTTCCTGACAGCCAGCTGCAGGTGTCTGGGGATGATTCTGGTCTTCTTGTTGTCGCGAGCGGCGTTTCCGGCCAATTCCAGGATCTCAGCGGTGAGATACTCGAGCACGGCGGCCAGATAGACGGGAGCCCCGGCGCCGACGCGCTCAGCGTAGTTTCCCTTTCTGAGCAGCCTGTGGACACGGCCGACCGGGAACTGGAGCCCGGCCCGAGAAGAGCGAGTCTTGGCCTTGGCTCTCGCTTTGCCTCCGGTTTTTCCGCGTCCAGACATTTTATGTAACAAATACGATTAACAACGGAAGAGATGTAGCGATGACTCGTCGGACATGTATTTATACCTCATCCAGTTCTCTGATTGGTCCACTTGAGCTGCAATGC includes these proteins:
- the LOC111946911 gene encoding histone H2A gives rise to the protein MSGRGKTGGKARAKAKTRSSRAGLQFPVGRVHRLLRKGNYAERVGAGAPVYLAAVLEYLTAEILELAGNAARDNKKTRIIPRHLQLAVRNDEELNKLLGGVTIAQGGVLPNIQAVLLPKKTEKPVKSK